A DNA window from Maribellus comscasis contains the following coding sequences:
- the traK gene encoding conjugative transposon protein TraK, which yields MKKIFDIQRKFRFTVYVLLIISLALVSTSIYVFTLSADMVELSKQKIYVLDNGKSLLVALREDISENRTAEARDQVKRFHELFFTLEPDKEYIENNVREALYLADRSAMEQYQAFKENNLYNQVIASNISMTLQTDSISLDFSTYPYRFTYRGKQKIVRKSNITIRKLETSGFLRNISRTDNNPHGFLIENWRIVENNDIETIRRKSF from the coding sequence ATGAAAAAGATATTTGACATTCAACGAAAATTCCGCTTCACAGTTTATGTGCTGCTCATAATCAGCCTGGCGCTGGTAAGCACAAGCATTTATGTGTTTACGCTGTCAGCGGATATGGTAGAGCTGTCCAAACAGAAAATCTATGTGCTGGACAATGGAAAATCCCTGTTGGTGGCGCTCCGGGAAGACATCTCTGAAAACCGCACTGCCGAAGCCCGGGACCAGGTAAAACGTTTCCACGAGCTGTTTTTTACGCTCGAACCGGATAAAGAATACATCGAAAACAATGTGCGGGAGGCCCTCTATTTGGCTGACCGTTCAGCAATGGAACAATACCAAGCATTTAAGGAAAACAACCTGTATAACCAGGTGATTGCCTCGAATATCAGCATGACCCTGCAAACCGATTCCATCAGCCTGGATTTTTCCACCTATCCCTACCGGTTCACTTACCGGGGAAAACAAAAGATTGTACGAAAATCCAATATCACGATCCGCAAGCTGGAAACATCGGGCTTCTTGCGCAATATCTCGCGCACAGACAACAACCCGCATGGTTTCCTGATCGAAAACTGGCGTATCGTAGAAAATAATGACATCGAAACAATTCGACGCAAATCCTTTTAA
- the traM gene encoding conjugative transposon protein TraM, whose protein sequence is MKNYLKKNKGLFLLPLGLIPFLILIFYVLGGGKDNEQVQQQQAQAADGANYVLPEAEKSIGIMDKMEAYRQGATENELANVQLREDSIEIQQAPVDSTQEGLSLLAQQNQKLPENLLAHIKQKEKEARKELAEPGQKKESRPVPQKQHSGFPAKRQNTEPKKDLVKQVTGIEELDKVFDENRTLNRQNDSLKFYLQQSQNRLEQIEKAQNASFSLDKKTNVGFNRNEEKSKLIKAEIYETTTVLDGNRVKLRLLEATRINGQEVPENTFIYGICKVRNERLHIEISQMPVGEDFLPVKLAIYDLDGMPGLYVPDNVARKVTQEVGGSTNTSSLFGMTDDPLTYAGIRAADRTTQILLKRVRLKKVTVRKNTIVYLINQN, encoded by the coding sequence ATGAAGAACTATCTGAAAAAAAATAAAGGCCTGTTCCTGTTGCCCCTGGGATTAATCCCTTTTCTGATCCTTATTTTCTATGTGCTGGGCGGAGGGAAAGACAATGAACAGGTTCAACAGCAACAAGCACAGGCCGCAGACGGGGCAAACTATGTATTGCCCGAAGCTGAAAAATCCATCGGGATCATGGATAAAATGGAAGCCTACCGGCAAGGGGCTACTGAAAATGAATTGGCGAATGTACAACTCAGAGAAGATTCCATAGAGATACAACAGGCTCCGGTTGATTCAACACAGGAAGGATTATCCCTGTTGGCGCAGCAAAACCAAAAGCTCCCTGAAAACCTTCTGGCCCACATCAAACAAAAAGAAAAGGAGGCAAGAAAAGAACTGGCAGAACCGGGACAAAAGAAAGAGAGCAGGCCGGTTCCTCAGAAGCAACACTCTGGTTTCCCTGCAAAAAGGCAAAATACTGAACCCAAAAAGGACCTGGTAAAACAGGTTACCGGTATTGAGGAACTGGATAAGGTTTTTGACGAGAACAGGACACTGAACCGTCAAAACGATTCACTGAAGTTTTACCTGCAACAAAGCCAAAACAGGCTGGAACAAATCGAAAAGGCGCAAAATGCAAGTTTTTCACTTGATAAGAAAACCAATGTTGGGTTCAATCGAAATGAAGAAAAAAGCAAGCTTATCAAAGCCGAGATCTATGAAACTACCACGGTACTTGACGGCAACCGGGTGAAACTCCGTTTGCTGGAAGCTACCCGGATAAATGGTCAGGAAGTCCCGGAAAACACATTCATATACGGCATCTGCAAAGTCAGGAATGAACGGTTACACATCGAAATCAGCCAAATGCCGGTCGGTGAAGATTTTCTTCCGGTAAAACTTGCCATCTATGATCTGGACGGGATGCCCGGCCTCTATGTCCCGGACAATGTTGCCCGGAAAGTAACGCAGGAAGTCGGGGGCTCAACCAATACCTCTTCGCTTTTTGGGATGACGGACGATCCCCTGACCTATGCCGGGATACGCGCTGCCGACCGCACCACGCAGATCCTTTTAAAACGGGTACGCCTGAAAAAGGTAACGGTCCGGAAAAATACAATTGTCTATCTCATCAATCAAAACTAA
- the traN gene encoding conjugative transposon protein TraN: protein MKRLLFILSVFFLFSMACNAQDCIEVCENKATHIISNEKITYLQVGDHDKIMAEIVPEHPNLVRVKAVKNFEGETSLTLVSANKVYSLFVKYADTGRLSWQLEDFHFQKNGNLTTGRIPDYLLKELGFQILSRNQKHIKKRKKKKDGIRFQLSNIYLKNDALFFELEITNQTNLGYEVEGFHWWIGDKRQYKATNVQEYPVEPEYQHYNIRYIPAKTKLREVFVLPKLTIPDKRILTIEMLEKALGNTGRKLSLEVKNRDIFQARTF from the coding sequence ATGAAACGATTACTTTTTATCCTTTCCGTTTTCTTTTTGTTTTCAATGGCATGCAACGCCCAGGACTGTATTGAAGTCTGCGAAAATAAAGCAACCCACATTATCAGCAATGAAAAAATAACCTACCTGCAGGTAGGTGACCACGATAAAATCATGGCTGAGATTGTCCCTGAACATCCGAACCTGGTCCGGGTAAAAGCCGTGAAAAACTTTGAAGGCGAAACCTCATTAACCCTTGTTAGCGCGAATAAAGTCTATTCGCTGTTCGTAAAATATGCCGATACAGGCAGGCTATCCTGGCAGTTGGAAGATTTTCATTTCCAAAAAAACGGGAACCTGACAACCGGGAGAATCCCTGACTACTTACTTAAGGAGCTAGGTTTTCAAATCCTGTCCAGAAATCAAAAACACATCAAAAAGAGAAAGAAGAAAAAAGACGGGATAAGATTCCAATTGAGCAACATTTATCTGAAAAACGATGCCTTGTTTTTTGAACTGGAAATTACCAATCAGACCAACTTAGGATATGAGGTGGAAGGTTTTCACTGGTGGATTGGCGATAAAAGGCAGTACAAAGCTACCAATGTCCAGGAATACCCGGTAGAGCCGGAATACCAGCATTACAACATCAGGTACATTCCGGCCAAAACAAAACTCAGGGAAGTGTTTGTATTGCCCAAACTCACTATCCCCGACAAGCGGATACTCACCATTGAAATGCTCGAAAAAGCATTGGGTAATACGGGAAGGAAACTTAGCCTTGAGGTAAAAAACAGGGACATCTTTCAAGCCAGGACATTCTAA
- a CDS encoding YWFCY domain-containing protein: protein MLNESPELRKLHEGFRFFSYLLLLLTLYISQIHFFAGKGLYIPEFAAITEKITRIHFLGDTVLAKAVCLAFLAITCIGTKAKKDRDLKVSEIVIQVIVGSALYWGSLLVFESAAVYLLLSFFGFVILNIGFDNISKLINVNLMKDRFNLENESFPQEQTLKENEFSVNLTTQFQYKNKTHPGYINVINPFRGTMVIGTPGSGKSYSVVLPFIKQHLSKGFAMCVYDFKYPDLSKIAWNYFLKAKKKKVLPEQARFYVINFDDIRKSYRCNPLAPELMESPIDAFESSRTVLYNLNREWIRKQGEFFSESAVSFFAAIIWFLKKYQNGEYCTLPHAIELLQLDYDDLFAILSKEKDVENIVNPFINAHKRGANEQLEGQLGSLKIAISKIISKEIYWICSGNDFSLDINHPDQPKVLCLANNPLRIEMYGAVLSLFITRMLKIMNRKGQHKASLIFDELPTIYFRGLDILIATARSNKISTLVGVQTIDQLIRDYGKEQANAILTNIGNVFAGQSVGETAKFIQDRMGKILQERQSININRNTQSSTFSTQMDFLVPEGKIATLPQGWMVGQVADNFDQQVSQRNFNCLVDVDTEAIEREEKKYQPIPTIYRFDNINDVLENNRNQICNDIIRILRNST, encoded by the coding sequence ATGTTGAACGAATCGCCGGAATTAAGAAAACTGCACGAAGGTTTCCGATTTTTTAGTTACCTGTTGCTATTGCTGACCTTGTATATCAGCCAAATTCATTTCTTTGCCGGGAAAGGCTTGTACATCCCGGAGTTTGCAGCGATAACCGAAAAAATAACCCGCATCCATTTTCTGGGAGACACAGTTTTGGCGAAAGCTGTTTGCCTGGCTTTTCTGGCGATTACCTGTATCGGCACTAAGGCGAAAAAAGACCGCGATTTAAAGGTTTCTGAAATTGTCATCCAGGTAATTGTTGGCTCTGCCCTTTACTGGGGAAGCCTGCTGGTTTTTGAATCGGCAGCGGTTTATTTGCTGCTTTCCTTTTTCGGGTTTGTCATCCTGAATATCGGGTTTGACAACATCTCCAAACTCATTAATGTCAACCTGATGAAAGACCGTTTCAACCTGGAAAACGAAAGTTTTCCGCAGGAACAAACCTTAAAGGAAAATGAATTCTCCGTTAATCTTACGACACAATTCCAATATAAGAACAAAACACATCCCGGTTACATTAACGTCATCAACCCGTTTCGGGGAACCATGGTCATCGGGACTCCCGGCTCCGGGAAATCCTATTCCGTTGTACTGCCTTTTATCAAACAACATCTTTCCAAAGGCTTTGCGATGTGTGTCTATGACTTTAAATACCCGGACCTGTCAAAGATTGCCTGGAACTATTTCCTGAAAGCCAAAAAGAAAAAGGTTTTGCCGGAGCAGGCCCGGTTTTATGTGATCAACTTTGACGACATCCGGAAATCTTACCGCTGCAACCCTTTGGCGCCGGAGCTGATGGAAAGCCCTATCGATGCGTTTGAATCATCTCGGACCGTATTGTATAATCTGAACCGGGAATGGATACGCAAACAGGGCGAGTTTTTCTCTGAATCGGCCGTATCCTTTTTTGCCGCCATAATCTGGTTCCTGAAAAAATATCAAAACGGGGAATATTGTACCCTGCCACATGCCATTGAACTGTTACAACTGGATTACGATGATTTGTTTGCTATCCTTTCAAAGGAAAAAGATGTGGAAAATATTGTCAATCCTTTTATCAATGCCCATAAACGGGGCGCGAATGAACAACTGGAAGGTCAGTTGGGCAGCCTGAAGATTGCCATCTCAAAAATCATCAGCAAAGAAATTTACTGGATCTGTTCCGGGAATGATTTTTCGCTGGACATCAATCATCCTGATCAGCCAAAGGTTTTATGCCTGGCCAATAACCCGCTTCGTATTGAAATGTATGGGGCCGTGCTGTCCCTGTTTATTACCCGGATGCTGAAAATCATGAACCGGAAAGGGCAGCATAAGGCATCGCTGATTTTTGACGAGCTGCCAACGATATATTTCAGGGGGCTGGATATATTGATTGCAACCGCACGGAGTAATAAAATATCTACACTGGTAGGTGTCCAGACCATTGACCAGCTCATCCGGGACTATGGGAAAGAGCAGGCCAACGCTATCCTGACCAATATCGGGAATGTTTTTGCCGGGCAATCAGTGGGAGAGACGGCCAAATTTATCCAGGACCGGATGGGCAAAATCCTGCAGGAACGGCAATCCATTAACATCAACCGGAATACCCAGTCGTCTACCTTTTCTACCCAGATGGATTTTCTGGTGCCTGAAGGGAAGATTGCCACGCTTCCGCAAGGCTGGATGGTAGGGCAGGTGGCCGATAATTTTGACCAGCAGGTGAGCCAGCGCAATTTTAATTGCCTGGTAGATGTGGATACGGAAGCAATTGAACGGGAAGAAAAAAAGTACCAGCCTATTCCTACTATTTACCGGTTTGACAACATCAACGATGTGCTGGAAAACAACCGCAATCAAATCTGCAACGACATCATCCGCATCCTGAGAAATTCAACATAA